A stretch of the Chelonoidis abingdonii isolate Lonesome George chromosome 11, CheloAbing_2.0, whole genome shotgun sequence genome encodes the following:
- the LOC116835314 gene encoding snake venom vascular endothelial growth factor toxin-like produces the protein MGPGSRWLLGAALLCQVAPLLGQTAAVVPFEEVWSRSYCRALETLVDVLGEFPHEAEHVFKPSCVPLRRCAGCCGDEDLECVAVETRPVAMQVVRLSPIQGKSQQEEMRFTEHSRCACRPRRKRLKSERDSKRGARRRPRDPGPVPLPTPLCQPPSQRELRPQPRPRPGVKEPVLPPGGGPGCSPQSRLELGPPPAPSERAHVQHPGWGGW, from the exons GTGGCGCCTCTGCTGGGCCAGACAGCAGCAG TGGTCCCCTTCGAGGAGGTGTGGAGCCGCAGTTACTGCCGTGCCCTGGAGACGCTGGTGGACGTGCTGGGCGAGTTCCCCCACGAGGCTGAGCACGTGTTCAAGCCGTCCTGTGTCCCGCTGCGGCGCTGTGCCGGCTGCTGCGGCGATGAGGACCTGGAGTGTGTCGCTGTGGAGACCCGCCCCGTGGCCATGCAG GTCGTCCGCCTCAGCCCGATCCAGGGGAAGAGTCAGCAGGAAGAGATGAGGTTCACCGAGCACAGCCGCTGCGcatgcag GCCTCGGAGGAAACGATTGAAAAGCGAGAG aGACAGCAAGAGAGGGGCCAGGAGGAGACCTCGGGACCCGGgccctgtgcccctccccacccccct GTGCCAGCCCCCATCACAGAGGGAGCTGAGGCCACAGCCGAGGCCAAGACCTGGGGTGAAGGAACCAGTCCTGCCCCCAGGTGGGGGTCCAGGGTGCAGCCCCCAAAGCAGACTGGAGCTGGGACCACCTCCAGCACCCAGTGAACGAGCCCACGTGCAgcatccaggctgggggggctggTGA